The Brassica napus cultivar Da-Ae chromosome C7, Da-Ae, whole genome shotgun sequence genome has a segment encoding these proteins:
- the LOC106449275 gene encoding 9-cis-epoxycarotenoid dioxygenase NCED6, chloroplastic-like: MQHSLGSNLLPPETSSRFHLRPQIKHANITKSQLLINNPFKKTTKPPDFPPLLTSPATSPPSPVKLKLTHHHLNPLQKLAASMLDKIESSLVVPMEQNHPLPKPTDPSIQLSGNFAPVNECPVQNGLEVIGNIPPCLHGVYIRNGANPMFPPLGGHHLFDGDGMIHAVSIGSDNRVSYSCRYTKTNRLVQEAKLGRSVFPKSIGELHGHSGLARLALFAARAEIGLVDATRGMGVANAGVVYFNGRLLAMSEDDLPYHVKINGHGDLETIGRFQFDEQIDCPVIAHPKVDPTTGDLHTLSYNVLKKPHLKYLKFDTCGKKTRDHDITLEQPTMIHDFAITENFVVIPDQQMVFKLSEMIRGGSPVIYDREKMSRFGVLSNQDPTGSSVNWVDVPDCFCFHLWNAWEEITEDGDPVIVVIGSCMNPPDTIFSESGEPTRIELTEIRLNLRTKETNRKVIVTGMNLEAGQVNRNFLGRKTRFVYLAVADPWPRCSGIAKVDLENGTVIQFKYGPDRFGGEPYFVPEGEGEDEGYVMGFVRDEERDESEFVVVDASEMKQVAAVRLPERVPYGFHGTFVSENQLKEQV, translated from the coding sequence ATGCAACACTCTCTCGGCTCCAATCTTCTTCCGCCGGAAACATCCTCACGTTTTCATTTACGCCCACAAATCAAGCATGCAAATATTACTAAGTCCCAACTTCTCATTAATAACCCtttcaagaaaacaacaaaacctCCAGACTTCCCTCCTCTTCTCACTTCACCGGCGACGTCACCTCCGTCTCCGGTTAAGCTCAAGCTGACCCATCATCACTTAAACCCTCTCCAGAAGCTAGCAGCTTCCATGCTCGACAAAATCGAGTCCTCCCTCGTTGTACCAATGGAACAAAACCACCCGCTACCTAAACCGACCGATCCATCTATTCAATTATCTGGAAATTTCGCTCCCGTTAATGAATGTCCGGTTCAAAACGGTTTAGAAGTCATCGGTAATATTCCTCCTTGTCTACATGGAGTCTACATCCGCAACGGCGCTAATCCTATGTTTCCGCCGTTAGGTGGACACCATTTGTTTGACGGTGACGGAATGATTCACGCAGTTAGCATCGGTTCTGATAACCGGGTTAGTTACAGCTGCCGGTACACTAAAACAAACCGGCTTGTTCAGGAAGCCAAGCTTGGCCGGTCGGTTTTCCCTAAATCCATCGGCGAGCTTCACGGTCACTCGGGTTTGGCTCGACTCGCTTTATTCGCCGCTCGAGCTGAGATTGGTCTTGTGGACGCGACACGTGGCATGGGTGTAGCTAACGCCGGCGTCGTTTACTTTAACGGAAGATTATTAGCCATGTCAGAGGATGATCTCCCTTACCACGTGAAGATCAACGGCCATGGAGATCTCGAGACGATTGGACGGTTCCAATTCGATGAACAGATCGATTGTCCAGTAATAGCGCATCCTAAAGTGGACCCTACCACAGGAGATCTTCACACGCTGAGTTACAATGTTTTGAAGAAACCTCATCTCAAATATCTTAAATTCGACACGTGCGGGAAAAAGACACGTGACCATGACATCACACTCGAGCAACCCACGATGATTCACGATTTTGCAATAACCGAAAATTTTGTCGTGATCCCAGATCAGCAAATGGTATTCAAATTATCCGAAATGATTCGGGGCGGGTCACCGGTTATCTACGACAGAGAGAAGATGTCTAGATTCGGGGTTTTGTCAAACCAGGATCCGACCGGGTCGAGTGTAAATTGGGTCGATGTACCCGACTGCTTCTGTTTCCATCTATGGAACGCGTGGGAAGAGATAACCGAGGACGGCGACCCGGTTATCGTCGTCATTGGGTCGTGCATGAACCCGCCCGATACGATTTTCAGCGAATCTGGAGAACCGACTCGAATTGAATTAACTGAAATACGGTTAAACCTGCGGACAAAAGAAACGAACCGGAAGGTCATTGTAACCGGGATGAATTTAGAAGCGGGTCAAGTAAACCGGAATTTCCTGGGCCGAAAAACCCGGTTCGTTTATTTAGCGGTAGCGGATCCTTGGCCGAGATGCAGTGGCATCGCAAAAGTTGATTTAGAGAACGGAACCGTTATCCAATTCAAATACGGACCGGACCGGTTCGGTGGCGAACCGTATTTCGTACCGGAGGGAGAAGGAGAAGACGAAGGGTATGTAATGGGGTTTGTGAGGGACGAAGAGAGAGATGAGTCGGAGTTTGTGGTGGTTGACGCATCGGAGATGAAGCAAGTCGCGGCGGTGCGGCTACCGGAGAGAGTACCGTACGGTTTCCACGGAACGTTCGTGAGCGAGAATCAGTTGAAGGAACAAGTTTAA